The genomic region CCTCCCCCTGGGCGAGGTCGTGGCCCCCGACGGTGACGTCGAGGAACGTCTGTACCGCTTCGCGGGTCGCTGGGCGTGCGTGCTGCTGTCGGGCCGCCCGCGGGTCCACCTGGACCCGGCCGGGTCGCTGGCTGCGGTGTACTCCGAGCAGGAGGAAGCGGTCGCGTCCACCACGACGGTCCTCCACCACGGCGACCGCGCACTCGGCGAGCGGTTCGGGCGTCGGACGTTGCCGCCGGGCCAGTTCTTCCCCGCCGGCCTGACCAACGAGCCCAAGGTGCACCGGGTCCTGCCGAACCACCTGCTCGACCTCGAGACCTGGCAGACGCGGCGGCACTGGCCGCCGGCCCCCGTCGAGCGGGTCGACGACCGCGACACCGAGGCGGTGGCCGACCGGCAGCGCGCCATCGCCGACGGCGTGCGGCTCACCATCGAGTCGATCGCCGCGCACCACCGCGTCCTGCTCCCGCTCACGGCCGGTCGCGACAGCCGACTGCTCGCCGCTGCGGCTCACCGCGTGCTGGACCGGTGCACCTTCGTCGTGTTCGCCTACGACGACCAGCGCGCCTCGGACCTGGCCTTCGCGCGCGGGGCCGCGCGCAGGTTCGACCTCGACCTGCGGGTCCTGCCGCCCGAACCCGTCGACGAGCGGGCGGCGCGCACCTACCTCGACCGGGTCGGGTACGACGCCAACGAGGGGAAGGCCGGCGACTTCATGCTCGCCGCCGGACGACTCCCCCTCGACCACGCGTGGCTGACCGGTTTCGCCGCAGAGGTGGGTCGCGGCGAGTACTGGAAGGCGAGCGACCTGCCGCGCAACCCCTCGGCGGACGAACTCGTGCAGCTGGTGCGGTTGCGCCCCGAGCCCGCGTACCGCGACGCGCTGGAGACGTGGCGAGCCGGGACCCCGCACCAGGACGTCGAGGAGCTGCTCGACCTCGCCTACCTCGAGATGCGGGTGGGGTGCTGGGCCAGCCCGCAGCTGTACGGCGCCGCGCCCTTCACCCTGAGCACGATCCCGGTCAACCGACGGGACGTCTTCAGCGCGATGCTGCAGCTGCCGACCGCCCTGCGCGCCGCCCAGCGGACGGCGCCGGCTGCGACGGCTCTGAACTGGCCCGAGCTCGCGCGGCTGCCGTACGGCCGGGCTCCGGGCCTGCGCGGTGCGCCGGACGCCCTGGCCCGCGGAGCCCAGCGGGTGCGCGACGGGGCCGCGCTGGGCACCCGGCTGCGCAGGGCGCTGCGGCGCTGACCGGTGCCCTGGGCTCTCAGCCGGCGGTGGCGCTGGAGCCGCTCGGCGACGGGCTCGGACGGGGTTTGCCCCAGTCCTGCGGCAGGACTTCGAGCTGGTCCCACGGGAACCCCTTGAGCACCTCGTAGGGCGGTACCCCCCGCATGGTCCGCTGCCAGAAGTCCGGGTCGTCCGCCACGGGCTGACCGATCTGGCCGCCGACGTTCACCGCCCCGGCCTGGTCGGTGACGATGAACCCGTACTGCTGGGCGGCGCGGGCGACCATCTCGCCCAGGGGCGTCAGGCCGAGCGAGTCGACGTCCACGTCCGCCGGCAGCCGCAGTCGGATGCCCTCCGGGAGGGCGTGCTCGGCGTCGTTGTGCCCGTCGCTGCGCTGCGCCGGCCAGCTCACGTCGTCCCACTTCGCGGGGGACACGATGGCGAGGCCGAGCGCGTGGTCGATGCGGCCGCGCCGCACGTCGTCGACCCACACCGTGCCGGCCGACATGGCCAGCCCACTGCCGCTGGCTCCGAACCCGTTGCGGAAGTAGCCCCGGCTCTTGGACACGTCGTCGATGCGTCCGCCCCAGCACGCGGCCCACCCCGTGTCGGTCTTCTTGACGCGCCACAGCTCCCACAACTGGTCGGTGCTGGGCGAGTAGATCGTGAGCTGCCCGTCGCTGCCGGGGGACGGGCGGGCGTCCGGGGGGATGGGCACGTCGGTGAACTGGCCGTCCTCGCCGAGCAGCCCGTCGGGGGTCCACGTCTTCTTCTGGCAGTTGTCCCACGTGACGTCCACCGTCGGCTGGCCGGCCGGGACGGTGTACCAGGAGGCCGTGAAGCGGTCCACGTTGAAGGCCGCCACGCCGCCCCAGTGCGCGTCGACCTGCTCGACCAGGCCCCGGACCATGGCTGCGGAGTCACGGTTGACGGGCGCGTCGGTCACCGGGGTGCGCCACACGCTGCGCGGACCGAACGGGTAGTCCGCCGCGACCTGCGGTGTCCCGGTCGGGGGCGCTCCCCCCTCGTCGCGGCTGCCGCGCTGCACCCAGGCGAGCACGGCCAGCACCAGCACCAGGGCCGCGGCGACGAGGACGAGCCATGCGCGTCGGCGTCGGTTCCACCGGGAGGCCGGACGCGGGGCGTCGGGCGCTTGGGCGTCCAGGGCGATCTCCTCGTCTCGGCGGCGGTGAGGGTCCCGGTGGCGGTCGGGCCCGCAGCGGTGGCCGGGTCCCGCCTCGGCACCGAGGGTCTCGTCGTCACGTGACGTGCCGACACTGGGCCGACCGGGCACCGGACGGACCAGCGAGCGCCAGTACACCACGCTCGGTGAAGGTCACCCGCTGGTCGAGGTGGGTGCCCCCGTCCGCGCCGGCTGCGGGCGCTGTGTCACGCAGGGTCGCGACAGCCGGTCCAGGGCCCTTCCGACCGGGTGAAGGCGCCGCCCGATCAGGCGCCGACCTCTTGCAGGGCAGCACGGGACGACCGATGCCTGGTGTGCGGTCCAGACGAACGGGACCGCGTCCCGCAGTCCCGTCGACGCTCCGAGGAGTCCCGATGACCCGCACGCCCCGCCGCCTGGCCGCGGCGATCGCCGCCACGGCCGTCCTGGCCGGAGGCGTCGTCACCGCGACGAGCGCGAGCGCCGCCGACGGCCGCGTCTCCCTCGGCCGTCGCGCGCTGTCGCCCAACGCTGCCCAGAACCTGCTCGCGGACTTCCGCGGTCCCGTGGGTACTCCGTTCGGCGCCACGAGCGCCTGGAAGCAGGACGTCACCGGCGCTCCGCTGCACCAGAACTCGGCGGCGATGGTGGCGAACGTGGCCGACCAGGCCGCGAAGTACTACGGCGGGGTCGCGGCGTTCAACGCCTACCGCTACAGCACGAGCGTCTACACGGTTCCCGCCGGAACCCCCAAGGTGGACGTCCGCTGGCACAACTGCCAGAAGAAGAACTACACCCCTGGCGGCCTGACGGGAGCGGGCGGGCAGTTCACCCAGGTCCCCATCCCGGCGGACGCCGTGCCGGCTCCCGGCACCGACGGCGAACTGACCGTCTACTCCCCCGGGACCGACCAGCTGTGGGAGTTCTGGCAGGCGAAGAAGGTGGACGGCACCTGGCAGGCGTGCTGGGGCGGACGCATCGACAAGGTCTCCAGCGACCCGGGCTACTTCTCGGGCGGCTTCGGCGCCAGTGCCAGCGGGATGGCCATCGTCGGCGGGACCATCGGCATCAAGGAGGCGCAGGCCGGCAGCATCGAGCACGCCCTCGCCCTGGCGATCCCCGCACCGGGCAACTGGAACGAGACCAGCTGGCCCGCTCAGCGCAGCGACGGGTACGACAAGTCCGCCGGACGCGTCCCCGAGGGCACGCGCCTGCGGTTGGACCCCAGCATCGACGTCGACAAGCTCAAGCTGACGCCGATCGCGAAGATGGTCGCCAAGGCCGCCCAGAAGTACGGGTTCATCGTCACCGACAAGGCCGGCTGCGTCGCCGTCACCGCCGAGAGCCCCGCCGCCACCATCGCCGCCACGGGGGTCGACCCGTGGAAGGCCCTGATGCAGGGGAAGCCGGACTACCTGATCATGAAGGACTTCCCCTGGGACAAGTTGCAGGCCCTGCCCAAGGACTACGGCAAGCCCGCCAACCCCAAGCGGTGACCGCGCCGGTCACCGACGATCTGTGACCCTCTGACGTACTCGCGGTAGCCTCCCGCTCGGAACGAAGCACGACCCCGAGCGGGAGGACCCCCGGTGAGCAGATCGTGGTGGCGCGAGTGGCTCGACCTGACCCGCAGCGACCTGCCCCTGAACCGGCCCTCCCGTGAGTCGATCGCCACGATGGCCATCTGGCGCTTCGGGCAGGTCCTGCACGACCGCCCCGGCGCGGCCGCCTTCGCCCTGCGCCGCGTGCACGGCGTGGTCGACCAGCTGTGGACGCGGAACACCATCGGGGCCGAACTGCCGCGCAGCGTCGTCGTCGGTCCCGGGATGAAGCTCCCCCACGCGGGACGGGGCGTCATCGTGCACCCCGACGCCCGCATCGGCGCGAACGTCACGCTCCACCACCGCGTGACGATCGGCGTGCGGAACAACGCGCGACCGCCCCACATCGGAGACGGCGTCTACCTCGGTGCCGGCGCTGCGGTCCTCGGCCCCGTCGACCTCGGGCCCGGCTGCAAGGTGGGGGCCAACGCGGTCGTCGTCAAGGACGTCGAGGCCGGGGCGACGGTCGTCGCCCCTCCGGTGCGGGTCCTGTCCGGGGCGCAGAGCACCCCCTCCCGACCCGCCTGACGACGCGCGCCCGGTCGGGCGTGACGACAGTCACTCGTTGTTGTTCACCCGTGAGCCGACTGTGTACCTTCTCAGCAGCCTCACGACAAGGAGAACCGGTGACCCGTCACGCCCAGCAGGTTAGGTACGACTGGGTCGACACCGCCCGCGGAGCGAGCATCCTGCTCGTCATCACCTACCACGCGGCACTCTTCGCCGCCTCGGTCGGCTTGGAGTCGAACGCCTGGAACGTCGTCAACGGCGCTACGCGGGTGATCCGGATGCCGCTCTTCTTCTTCATCAGCGGCCTCCTCGCGAGCAGCGCACTGGCCCGCCCCTGGATGCCGACCCTTCGGCGCAGGGTGGCAGGCAACCTGTACCTGTACGTCCTGTGGGCCACACTGGCGTTCGTCCTCTTCAGCCTCGTGCCCTACGAACGGCAGGGCGCCCCGCGGGGGGCCTGGCACTGGGTGGAGTCCACCTTCACCCAGCCGCAAAACGGCCTGTGGTACCTCCTGGCCCTGGCTCTCTTCACCCTGGCGGCAAAGGCGCTCAATCGGTTCTCGACCTTGGCGGTGCTCGTGCCGGCCGCGCTGTTGTCCGCG from Kineococcus endophyticus harbors:
- a CDS encoding serine acetyltransferase, with product MSRSWWREWLDLTRSDLPLNRPSRESIATMAIWRFGQVLHDRPGAAAFALRRVHGVVDQLWTRNTIGAELPRSVVVGPGMKLPHAGRGVIVHPDARIGANVTLHHRVTIGVRNNARPPHIGDGVYLGAGAAVLGPVDLGPGCKVGANAVVVKDVEAGATVVAPPVRVLSGAQSTPSRPA
- a CDS encoding DUF4124 domain-containing protein produces the protein MTRTPRRLAAAIAATAVLAGGVVTATSASAADGRVSLGRRALSPNAAQNLLADFRGPVGTPFGATSAWKQDVTGAPLHQNSAAMVANVADQAAKYYGGVAAFNAYRYSTSVYTVPAGTPKVDVRWHNCQKKNYTPGGLTGAGGQFTQVPIPADAVPAPGTDGELTVYSPGTDQLWEFWQAKKVDGTWQACWGGRIDKVSSDPGYFSGGFGASASGMAIVGGTIGIKEAQAGSIEHALALAIPAPGNWNETSWPAQRSDGYDKSAGRVPEGTRLRLDPSIDVDKLKLTPIAKMVAKAAQKYGFIVTDKAGCVAVTAESPAATIAATGVDPWKALMQGKPDYLIMKDFPWDKLQALPKDYGKPANPKR